In one Streptomyces sp. NBC_01288 genomic region, the following are encoded:
- a CDS encoding DUF4191 domain-containing protein, with the protein MARKDTTAENAANPGRLKQIALTYKMTRKADKTIGLVLAAVGIATFGVFLAIGFLLGHPIYLGILGLLLAFLAAAIVFGRRAERAAFGQMEGQPGAAAAVLDNIGRGWTTTPAVAMNRSQDVVHRAVGKAGIVLVAEGNPNRVKSLLAAEKKKMNRIVADVPVHDVMVGTGEGQIPLKKVRTTMLKLPRVLTGPQVTATNDRLRAMGDLMSNMPLPKGPMPKGMKLPKGGGGKAR; encoded by the coding sequence ATGGCGAGGAAGGACACGACAGCGGAAAACGCTGCGAACCCCGGGCGACTCAAGCAGATCGCTCTGACGTACAAGATGACGCGCAAGGCCGACAAGACGATCGGTCTTGTACTCGCGGCTGTCGGAATTGCCACCTTCGGTGTCTTCCTCGCGATCGGCTTCTTGCTCGGTCACCCCATCTATCTGGGCATTCTCGGCCTGCTGCTCGCCTTCCTCGCGGCGGCGATCGTCTTCGGACGACGCGCCGAGCGGGCGGCCTTCGGGCAGATGGAGGGCCAGCCGGGCGCGGCCGCGGCGGTACTGGACAACATCGGCCGGGGCTGGACGACGACTCCGGCGGTGGCGATGAACCGCAGCCAGGACGTGGTGCACCGCGCGGTCGGCAAGGCCGGCATCGTCCTGGTCGCCGAGGGCAACCCGAACCGGGTGAAGTCCCTCCTGGCCGCCGAGAAGAAGAAGATGAACCGCATCGTCGCGGACGTCCCGGTGCACGACGTGATGGTCGGCACGGGCGAGGGTCAGATCCCGCTGAAGAAGGTCCGCACGACGATGCTGAAGCTCCCACGCGTCCTGACCGGCCCGCAGGTGACGGCGACCAACGACCGCCTGCGCGCGATGGGCGACCTGATGAGCAACATGCCACTGCCAAAGGGCCCGATGCCGAAGGGCATGAAGCTGCCCAAGGGCGGCGGCGGCAAGGCCCGCTGA
- a CDS encoding RDD family protein → MDNRDAIGSWLSGPREAAERAGVDFGYRGEQLGLPEHGPGSIARPGRRLGALAVDWALCLLIAYGLLTHGYKPGATGNWALLVFFVLSALTVGTIGFTPGKRLFGLRVYALDSGRPNPLRILLRTALLCIAIPALIWDRDGRGLHDRFARTVEVRI, encoded by the coding sequence GTGGACAACAGGGATGCAATCGGCTCATGGCTCTCCGGGCCCCGCGAGGCCGCGGAACGAGCAGGTGTCGACTTCGGCTACCGCGGCGAGCAGCTCGGTCTGCCCGAGCACGGCCCCGGCTCGATCGCCCGCCCGGGCCGCCGCCTCGGCGCCCTCGCCGTCGACTGGGCCCTGTGCCTGTTGATCGCATACGGCCTGCTCACCCACGGCTACAAGCCGGGCGCGACCGGCAACTGGGCCCTCCTCGTCTTCTTCGTCCTGAGCGCCCTCACGGTCGGCACGATCGGCTTCACCCCGGGCAAGCGCCTCTTCGGCCTCCGCGTGTACGCCCTCGACTCCGGCCGCCCCAACCCCCTCCGCATCCTGCTCCGCACCGCCCTCCTGTGCATCGCGATCCCGGCCCTGATCTGGGACCGGGACGGGCGCGGGCTGCACGACCGGTTCGCGCGCACGGTCGAGGTACGGATCTAG
- a CDS encoding flavin reductase family protein, with amino-acid sequence MPERQEVLEEVRERAAVVPEEFRAAMARFPSGVVVVTTCCEDGTPRGFTASSFCSVSLEPPMVLVCLANSADSAPSFGHCDRFAVSVLAPDHRPLAVRFATKGSDKFASGGLRTSPDGLPTVDRALSELDCTAHARHPAGDHTVLIGRVTGVRLGEGSPMVYYDRGFRTLA; translated from the coding sequence ATGCCGGAGCGTCAGGAAGTACTCGAAGAAGTACGAGAACGAGCGGCTGTGGTGCCCGAGGAGTTCCGGGCCGCGATGGCCCGCTTCCCCTCCGGTGTCGTGGTCGTCACCACGTGCTGCGAGGACGGAACCCCGCGCGGCTTCACCGCCAGTTCCTTCTGCTCGGTCTCGCTGGAGCCGCCGATGGTTCTGGTCTGTCTGGCGAACTCCGCCGACTCGGCGCCGTCGTTCGGGCACTGCGACCGGTTCGCCGTGAGCGTGCTCGCCCCGGACCACCGGCCGCTCGCCGTGCGCTTCGCGACCAAGGGCAGCGACAAGTTCGCCTCCGGCGGCCTGCGCACCAGCCCCGACGGCCTGCCCACGGTCGACCGCGCGCTGTCCGAACTGGACTGCACCGCCCACGCACGTCACCCGGCCGGGGACCATACGGTCCTGATCGGCCGGGTGACGGGCGTGCGACTGGGGGAGGGGTCCCCGATGGTGTATTACGACCGGGGGTTCAGGACCTTGGCCTGA
- a CDS encoding winged helix DNA-binding domain-containing protein, with protein MSRTPRHITTPERRARLALRHRLAASTHAATPEAVADSLVALHGTDPATVYLAVGARLADPSLTVPETTRALYEDRTLLRMHGMRHTVFVFPTDLTAVVHASTGLAVAARERASLLKDMAKAGAPDAAWLKEVEAALLAALAERGQATAAELAQDEPRLREQFVYAAGKNYEGVHTVSTRLLRVLGVEGKVVRGRPLGSWTSNQFRWAVAPEHPELDVAEAQAALLDRWLTACGPATEADLKWWTGWRVTDVRRALTTIGAEPVSLDEGTGYVAAGDLAPLAGPSEPWAALLPGLDPTAMGWQQRDWYLAPELRPALFDGSGNVGPTVWWDGRVVGGWAQRPDGEIAWRILDGEGVGREGEAAIGVAAERLRGWVGVTRVTPRFRTPVERGLLG; from the coding sequence ATGAGTCGCACCCCCCGTCACATCACCACCCCCGAGCGCCGAGCCCGCCTCGCCCTCCGCCACCGCCTCGCCGCGTCCACGCACGCCGCGACCCCCGAGGCCGTCGCCGACTCCCTCGTCGCCCTGCACGGCACGGACCCCGCGACGGTGTACCTGGCGGTGGGCGCCCGCCTCGCCGACCCCTCCCTCACCGTCCCGGAGACCACCCGCGCCCTGTACGAGGACCGCACCCTGCTCCGTATGCACGGCATGCGCCACACGGTGTTCGTGTTCCCCACCGACCTGACCGCCGTGGTGCACGCCTCGACGGGACTTGCCGTCGCCGCGCGTGAACGGGCCTCCCTGCTCAAGGACATGGCGAAGGCGGGGGCACCGGACGCGGCCTGGCTGAAGGAGGTCGAGGCCGCGCTGCTGGCCGCGCTGGCCGAACGCGGGCAGGCTACGGCGGCCGAACTCGCCCAGGACGAACCGAGGTTGAGGGAACAGTTCGTGTACGCGGCCGGGAAGAACTACGAGGGCGTCCACACGGTCTCGACCCGCCTGCTGAGGGTGCTGGGCGTGGAGGGAAAGGTCGTACGGGGACGGCCGTTGGGCTCGTGGACATCGAACCAGTTCCGCTGGGCGGTGGCGCCGGAACACCCCGAGCTGGATGTCGCCGAGGCCCAGGCCGCACTCCTCGACCGCTGGCTCACGGCCTGCGGCCCCGCCACCGAGGCCGACCTGAAGTGGTGGACGGGCTGGCGGGTGACGGACGTCCGCCGGGCCCTGACGACGATCGGCGCGGAGCCGGTGTCCCTGGACGAGGGAACGGGATACGTCGCCGCGGGCGACCTGGCCCCGCTCGCGGGTCCCTCCGAGCCGTGGGCGGCCCTGCTCCCCGGACTCGATCCGACGGCGATGGGCTGGCAACAGCGGGACTGGTACCTGGCACCGGAGTTGCGCCCCGCACTGTTCGACGGGAGCGGCAATGTTGGGCCGACGGTGTGGTGGGACGGGCGGGTGGTGGGGGGTTGGGCACAGCGGCCGGACGGGGAGATCGCGTGGCGGATCCTCGACGGGGAGGGAGTTGGCCGGGAGGGGGAGGCTGCGATCGGGGTGGCGGCGGAGCGCTTGCGGGGGTGGGTGGGGGTTACTCGGGTGACGCCTCGGTTTCGGACGCCGGTGGAGCGGGGGTTGTTGGGGTAG
- the pspAB gene encoding PspA-associated protein PspAB — MGLLDILLGRTKPVAPDLDQLFALPSAAVTLEAAAGFRATGRGAVCFATVEGGAFEQTHREVQALLDADAERTGPPVELTQDAYGYSWLVSRRTPDQLSSLVNDLHAVNSAMEVNGFGPQLLCSLAGFEDGGADGGRRLALVYLYKRGTFFPFAPLAGDGQRRDSALELQVKSMLGNDLRIEQDLSRWFPVWGAPGL; from the coding sequence ATGGGGTTGCTGGACATCCTGCTCGGCCGTACGAAACCGGTCGCTCCCGATCTCGACCAGCTGTTCGCGCTGCCCTCGGCGGCGGTGACGCTGGAGGCGGCGGCCGGGTTCCGGGCGACCGGGCGCGGTGCGGTGTGCTTCGCGACGGTGGAGGGCGGGGCGTTCGAGCAGACGCACCGGGAGGTCCAGGCGCTGCTCGACGCGGACGCCGAACGCACAGGGCCGCCCGTGGAGTTGACCCAGGATGCCTACGGCTACTCGTGGCTGGTCTCGCGCCGGACGCCCGATCAGTTGTCGTCGCTGGTGAACGATCTGCACGCGGTGAACAGCGCGATGGAGGTCAACGGCTTCGGGCCTCAACTCCTGTGCTCGCTCGCCGGGTTCGAAGACGGAGGGGCCGACGGGGGCCGACGACTGGCGCTGGTCTATCTGTACAAGCGCGGGACGTTCTTCCCGTTCGCGCCGCTGGCCGGTGACGGTCAGCGGCGCGACAGCGCGTTGGAACTCCAGGTCAAGTCGATGCTCGGCAACGACCTGCGGATCGAGCAGGACCTGAGCCGGTGGTTCCCGGTGTGGGGCGCCCCCGGGTTGTGA
- a CDS encoding acyl-CoA dehydrogenase family protein — MPQGDKSTIVTRAPGVAEIAARHTDEAETARRLSPQVVRAVLDAGFARHFVPVAHGGEAGGFSELTAAVGLVGEGCTSASWAASLAAYAGRYAAFLPAEGQAEIWADGPDALLAGALMPSGKAEPVAGGWRLSGEWKYISGVHFADWALACAAVPAEGPVDPEARPEVRFFAVPRADFSIEDSWFTVGMRGTGSDTLLLSDVFVPEHRTLARSVVHAGQAPASDARCHIVPMHAVNALPFAAPLVGAARGALRAWIARTGARVDRRGQAVGEKPSTQVALARSAAEVDAAELLILRTAAVADGTQECPPGGEVAVRGARDLALAVELLVSAVDRVFRAGGTSGQSSSDPVQRFWRDVNCAASHVALSFETTGAAYGAWAMSGDERGVGAVR; from the coding sequence ATGCCGCAAGGCGACAAGTCGACGATCGTGACCCGGGCGCCGGGGGTCGCCGAGATCGCGGCCCGGCACACGGACGAGGCGGAGACCGCGCGGCGACTCTCGCCGCAGGTGGTCCGGGCGGTGCTGGACGCCGGTTTCGCGCGGCACTTCGTACCGGTGGCCCATGGCGGCGAGGCCGGTGGTTTCTCCGAACTGACCGCTGCGGTCGGCCTGGTGGGCGAGGGCTGCACCTCCGCCTCCTGGGCCGCCTCGCTGGCCGCGTACGCCGGGCGGTACGCGGCGTTCCTCCCCGCCGAGGGTCAGGCGGAGATCTGGGCGGACGGCCCGGATGCCCTGCTGGCCGGCGCGCTCATGCCGTCCGGCAAGGCGGAGCCCGTGGCCGGCGGCTGGCGGCTGAGCGGTGAGTGGAAGTACATCAGCGGGGTGCACTTCGCCGACTGGGCACTGGCCTGCGCGGCGGTACCCGCGGAGGGACCGGTGGACCCCGAGGCGCGGCCCGAGGTGCGGTTCTTCGCCGTGCCGCGGGCGGACTTCTCGATCGAGGACAGCTGGTTCACCGTGGGAATGCGTGGAACCGGCAGCGACACCCTGCTCCTGTCCGACGTCTTCGTACCGGAACACCGCACCCTGGCCCGCTCGGTGGTGCACGCGGGCCAGGCTCCCGCCTCGGACGCCCGCTGCCACATCGTCCCGATGCACGCCGTGAACGCCCTGCCGTTCGCCGCCCCGCTGGTCGGCGCGGCCCGGGGCGCGTTGCGGGCCTGGATCGCGCGGACCGGTGCACGCGTCGACCGCCGCGGGCAGGCCGTGGGCGAGAAGCCCTCGACCCAGGTCGCGCTGGCCCGCTCGGCCGCCGAGGTGGACGCCGCCGAACTCCTGATCCTGCGTACGGCGGCGGTCGCGGACGGCACGCAGGAATGCCCACCGGGCGGCGAGGTCGCGGTCCGGGGCGCCCGTGACCTGGCGCTGGCGGTGGAGCTGTTGGTCTCGGCGGTGGACCGCGTCTTCCGCGCCGGCGGCACATCCGGCCAGTCGTCGTCCGACCCGGTCCAGCGTTTCTGGCGCGACGTGAACTGCGCCGCGTCGCATGTCGCCCTGTCCTTCGAGACGACCGGGGCGGCTTACGGGGCGTGGGCGATGTCGGGGGACGAGCGGGGGGTGGGCGCGGTGCGCTGA
- the htpX gene encoding zinc metalloprotease HtpX encodes MQSRFRSDRRLTIRMGLTLFLLGLLYVAFVAALIVLLKSWVLVVVLAGGLLVAQYWFSDRIALYAMHGRIVEREEYPELHGVIDRLCAVADMPKPVVAVSDIDMPNAFATGRNADHAVVCVTTGLLRRLEPAELEGVLAHELSHVAHKDVAVITVASFLGVLAGLMVRFAFYSQIFRGRKDQNTLAVFAGIMGISAAVYAISFLLIRALSRYRELAADRAAALLTGKPSALASALTKVDGDIARIPTKDLRTAQAFNAFYFSPANGAEPGISRFFSTHPSLEQRLDQLGRISAELGEAAVPGIGKAD; translated from the coding sequence ATGCAGAGCCGCTTCCGGAGCGACCGGCGGTTGACCATACGTATGGGTCTGACGCTGTTCCTGCTCGGGCTGTTGTACGTGGCGTTCGTGGCCGCGCTGATCGTGTTGCTGAAGTCCTGGGTGCTGGTCGTGGTGCTGGCGGGCGGGCTGCTCGTCGCGCAGTACTGGTTCTCCGACCGGATCGCGCTGTACGCGATGCACGGGCGGATCGTGGAGCGGGAGGAGTATCCCGAGCTGCACGGTGTGATCGACCGGCTGTGTGCCGTCGCCGATATGCCGAAACCTGTCGTCGCCGTTTCCGACATCGACATGCCCAACGCCTTCGCCACCGGGCGGAACGCCGACCACGCCGTCGTCTGCGTGACCACCGGTCTGCTACGGCGGCTGGAGCCGGCCGAGCTGGAGGGTGTGCTCGCGCACGAGCTGTCGCACGTGGCGCACAAGGACGTGGCCGTGATCACGGTGGCGTCGTTCCTCGGGGTGCTCGCCGGGCTCATGGTGCGGTTCGCGTTCTACTCGCAGATCTTCCGGGGGCGCAAGGACCAGAACACGCTGGCCGTGTTCGCGGGGATCATGGGGATCTCGGCGGCCGTGTACGCGATCAGCTTCCTGCTGATCAGGGCGCTGTCCCGGTACCGCGAGCTGGCGGCGGACCGCGCGGCGGCCCTGCTCACCGGCAAGCCCTCGGCGCTGGCGTCCGCGCTCACCAAGGTCGACGGCGACATCGCCCGCATCCCGACCAAGGACCTGCGGACCGCGCAGGCCTTCAACGCCTTCTACTTCAGCCCGGCGAACGGCGCCGAGCCCGGTATCTCGCGGTTCTTCTCGACCCACCCGAGCCTGGAGCAGCGGCTCGACCAACTGGGGCGGATCTCCGCCGAGTTGGGTGAGGCGGCGGTGCCCGGTATCGGGAAGGCGGACTGA
- a CDS encoding arsenate reductase ArsC, whose translation MSSTVPRPSVLFVCVHNAGRSQMAAAFLTHLAGGRVEVRSAGSAPADQVNPAVVEAMAEVGIDIAAETPKILTVEAVQASDVVITMGCGDTCPVFPGRTYLDWRLDDPAGQGVEAVRPIRDAIEGYVRGLISDSDVLAV comes from the coding sequence GTGTCTTCGACCGTCCCGCGCCCGTCCGTCCTGTTCGTCTGTGTCCACAACGCCGGCCGCTCGCAGATGGCCGCCGCCTTCCTCACCCACCTCGCGGGCGGCCGGGTCGAGGTCCGTTCCGCCGGATCGGCCCCCGCCGACCAGGTGAACCCCGCGGTCGTCGAGGCGATGGCCGAGGTCGGCATCGACATCGCGGCGGAGACCCCGAAGATCCTCACCGTCGAGGCCGTACAGGCGTCCGACGTGGTGATCACCATGGGGTGCGGTGACACCTGCCCGGTGTTTCCCGGCAGGACCTATCTCGACTGGCGGCTCGACGATCCCGCCGGGCAGGGCGTCGAGGCGGTACGGCCGATCCGGGACGCGATCGAAGGGTATGTGCGGGGGCTGATCTCGGACTCGGACGTACTGGCCGTCTGA
- a CDS encoding DUF2252 domain-containing protein, protein MTTPADRAERGRAARKRVARSAHAGWIPAVDRPDPVAVLERQGRDRLPELLPIRYGRMAASPFAFLRGSAAVMATDLASQPHTGLTVQLCGDAHLLNFGLYASPERALLFDLNDFDETFPGPFEWDVKRLAASVAVAARENGHSDTKAHRAALEATAAYRTALRGLARKGELAVWYERIDADSLLPLVRAGRHRRQVESSLTRARRRTSLHAVGKLTETVDGRRRIVHDPPLLEPAGAADMASLRKIFSDYRSTLSEERRLLLDRYRFVDAARKVVGVGSVGTRCFVVLLAGRDQDDPLFLQIKEARKSVLEEHLPNGPYVHPGHRVVAGQRLLQAASDIFLGWMTGPQGRAFYWRQLRDMKGSADVVGMGPRALTAYARLCGNALARAHARSGDRIAIAAYLGSTDTFERAVADFALSYAGQTTADHASLGAAVAAGVITAAPGV, encoded by the coding sequence ATGACCACCCCGGCCGACCGAGCGGAGCGGGGCCGCGCCGCGCGCAAACGCGTTGCCCGTTCCGCCCACGCCGGCTGGATCCCCGCCGTGGACCGCCCGGACCCCGTCGCCGTACTCGAACGACAGGGCCGGGACAGACTCCCCGAACTCCTCCCGATCCGGTACGGCCGCATGGCCGCCTCCCCCTTCGCCTTCCTGCGCGGCTCCGCCGCCGTGATGGCGACGGACCTGGCGTCCCAACCGCACACCGGCCTCACCGTCCAGCTCTGCGGCGACGCCCACCTCCTCAACTTCGGCCTGTACGCCTCCCCGGAACGCGCCCTGCTCTTCGACCTCAACGACTTCGACGAGACGTTCCCGGGCCCCTTCGAGTGGGACGTCAAGCGTCTCGCCGCGAGCGTGGCCGTCGCCGCCCGCGAGAACGGCCACAGCGACACCAAGGCCCACCGCGCCGCGCTGGAGGCGACAGCCGCGTACCGTACGGCTCTTCGCGGTCTGGCCCGCAAGGGCGAACTGGCCGTCTGGTACGAGCGGATCGACGCCGACAGCCTGCTGCCGCTGGTCCGCGCCGGCCGCCACCGCCGCCAGGTGGAGTCCAGCCTCACCCGGGCCCGCCGCCGCACCAGCCTGCACGCCGTGGGCAAACTGACCGAGACCGTCGACGGCCGCCGCCGTATCGTCCACGACCCGCCCCTCCTGGAACCGGCCGGCGCCGCCGACATGGCCTCCCTGCGCAAGATCTTCAGCGACTACCGCTCCACGCTCTCCGAGGAACGCCGCCTGCTCCTGGACCGCTACCGCTTCGTCGACGCCGCCCGCAAGGTCGTCGGTGTCGGCAGCGTGGGCACCCGCTGCTTCGTCGTGCTGCTCGCCGGCCGCGACCAGGACGACCCGCTGTTCCTCCAGATCAAGGAGGCGCGGAAGTCCGTACTGGAGGAGCACCTGCCGAACGGCCCCTACGTCCACCCCGGCCACCGGGTCGTGGCGGGCCAGCGCCTCCTCCAGGCGGCCAGCGACATCTTCCTCGGCTGGATGACGGGCCCGCAGGGCCGCGCCTTCTACTGGCGCCAGCTCCGCGACATGAAGGGCTCCGCAGACGTCGTCGGCATGGGCCCGCGGGCCCTCACGGCCTACGCCCGCCTCTGCGGCAACGCCCTCGCCCGGGCCCACGCCCGCTCCGGCGATCGCATCGCCATCGCCGCCTACCTGGGCAGCACCGACACCTTCGAACGAGCCGTGGCGGACTTCGCCCTGTCCTACGCCGGCCAGACGACCGCCGACCACGCGAGCCTAGGCGCGGCCGTGGCGGCAGGCGTGATCACGGCGGCACCGGGCGTCTGA
- the glnA gene encoding type I glutamate--ammonia ligase has translation MFQNADEAKKFIADEDVKFVDVRFCDLPGVMQHFTLPATAFDPDEELAFDGSSIRGFQAIHESDMALRADLSTARVDPFRRDKTVNINFFIHDPITGEQYSRDPRNVAKKAEAYLASTGIADTAYFGPEAEFYVFDSVRFDTKANESFYHIDSEAGAWNTGAVEDNRGYKVRYKGGYFPTPPVDHFADLRAEISLELAASGLQVERQHHEVGTAGQAEINYKFNTLLAAADDLQLFKYIVKNVAWRNGKTATFMPKPIFGDNGSGMHVHSSLWAGGTPLFYDEAGYAGLSDMARYYIGGILKHAPSLLAFTNPTVNSYHRLVPGFEAPVNLVYSQRNRSAAMRIPITGSNPKAKRVEFRAPDSSGNPYLAFSALLLAGLDGIKNKIEPAEPIDKDLYELAPEEHAGVAQVPTSLPAVLDRLEADHEFLLAGDVFTSDLIETWIDFKRTNEIAPLQLRPHPHEFELYFDV, from the coding sequence ATGTTCCAGAACGCCGACGAGGCCAAGAAGTTCATCGCGGACGAGGACGTCAAGTTCGTCGACGTCCGATTCTGCGATCTGCCGGGTGTGATGCAGCACTTCACGCTGCCGGCGACGGCCTTCGACCCGGACGAGGAACTCGCCTTCGACGGCTCCTCGATCCGCGGCTTCCAGGCCATCCACGAGTCCGACATGGCGCTCCGCGCCGACCTGTCGACCGCGCGCGTGGACCCCTTCCGCCGCGACAAGACGGTCAACATCAACTTCTTCATCCACGACCCGATCACGGGCGAGCAGTACTCCCGTGACCCGCGCAACGTGGCGAAGAAGGCGGAGGCGTACCTCGCCTCGACCGGTATCGCGGACACCGCGTACTTCGGTCCCGAGGCCGAGTTCTACGTCTTCGACAGCGTGCGCTTCGACACCAAGGCGAACGAGTCCTTCTACCACATCGACTCCGAGGCGGGCGCCTGGAACACCGGTGCGGTCGAGGACAACCGCGGTTACAAGGTCCGCTACAAGGGTGGCTACTTCCCGACCCCGCCGGTCGACCACTTCGCCGACCTGCGTGCGGAGATCTCCCTGGAGCTGGCCGCGTCCGGCCTCCAGGTCGAGCGCCAGCACCACGAGGTGGGCACCGCCGGCCAGGCCGAGATCAACTACAAGTTCAACACGCTGCTCGCCGCGGCCGACGACCTCCAGCTCTTCAAGTACATCGTGAAGAACGTGGCCTGGCGCAACGGCAAGACCGCGACCTTCATGCCGAAGCCGATCTTCGGTGACAACGGCTCGGGCATGCACGTCCACTCGTCGCTGTGGGCGGGCGGCACCCCGCTCTTCTACGACGAGGCCGGCTACGCGGGTCTGTCGGACATGGCCCGCTACTACATCGGCGGCATCCTCAAGCACGCCCCGTCGCTGCTCGCGTTCACCAACCCGACGGTGAACTCGTACCACCGCCTGGTGCCGGGCTTCGAGGCGCCGGTCAACCTGGTGTACTCGCAGCGCAACCGCTCCGCCGCGATGCGCATCCCGATCACGGGCTCCAACCCGAAGGCCAAGCGCGTCGAGTTCCGCGCGCCCGACTCCTCCGGCAACCCGTACCTCGCCTTCTCCGCGCTCCTCCTGGCGGGCCTGGACGGCATCAAGAACAAGATCGAGCCGGCCGAGCCGATCGACAAGGACCTCTACGAGCTGGCCCCCGAGGAGCACGCGGGCGTCGCCCAGGTCCCGACCTCCCTCCCGGCCGTCCTCGACCGCCTTGAGGCCGACCACGAGTTCCTCCTCGCGGGCGACGTCTTCACGTCCGACCTGATCGAGACGTGGATCGACTTCAAGCGCACGAACGAGATCGCACCGCTCCAGCTGCGCCCGCACCCGCACGAGTTCGAGCTGTACTTCGACGTGTGA
- a CDS encoding MIP/aquaporin family protein yields the protein MSTSLGRRAAAEALGTGLLVAVVVGSGIQATELTHDTGLRLLANSLATVFGLAVLITLLGPVSGAHLNPAVTLAAWCAGRRTGTGPSLRDVAAYVPAQVAGAIGGAVVADAMFAKPLLRFSTHDRFAGHLWLGEVVATAGLILLVLGLERTGRSHLAPAAVASYIGAAYWFTSSTSFANPAVTVGRAFSDTFAGIAPASVLPFIAAQLVGAALGLTVAVLLYGRAAPVGDTAAVPIPIPIPVPVPVPVPGSGSGSEPVPGSEPRGEAESALT from the coding sequence GTGAGTACCTCCCTCGGCCGTCGTGCCGCCGCCGAGGCGCTCGGGACCGGTCTGCTGGTCGCCGTCGTGGTCGGCTCCGGCATCCAGGCCACCGAGTTGACCCACGACACCGGCCTACGGCTGCTCGCCAACTCCCTCGCCACCGTGTTCGGCCTGGCCGTGCTGATCACCCTGCTCGGTCCGGTCTCCGGCGCGCACCTCAACCCGGCCGTCACCCTGGCGGCCTGGTGCGCGGGCCGCCGTACCGGTACCGGACCGTCCCTGCGTGATGTCGCCGCGTACGTGCCCGCGCAGGTGGCCGGGGCGATCGGCGGCGCGGTCGTGGCCGACGCGATGTTCGCGAAGCCGCTGCTGAGGTTCTCCACGCACGACCGTTTCGCCGGGCACCTGTGGCTGGGCGAGGTCGTCGCCACGGCCGGGCTGATCCTCCTCGTCCTCGGACTGGAACGCACCGGCCGCTCCCATCTCGCACCGGCCGCCGTCGCCTCCTACATCGGCGCGGCCTACTGGTTCACGTCCTCCACCTCGTTCGCGAACCCCGCGGTGACCGTCGGCCGCGCCTTCTCCGACACCTTCGCCGGGATCGCCCCCGCGTCCGTCCTCCCGTTCATCGCGGCCCAACTGGTGGGCGCGGCGCTCGGATTGACCGTTGCGGTGCTGCTCTACGGCCGTGCCGCACCGGTCGGTGACACGGCCGCGGTTCCGATCCCGATCCCGATCCCGGTACCGGTACCGGTACCGGTACCGGGATCGGGATCGGGATCGGAACCGGTACCGGGATCGGAACCGCGTGGTGAGGCGGAGTCAGCCCTGACCTGA
- a CDS encoding SCO2195 family GlnR-regulated protein: MQAAPVRATAIPSVTDALRAVESLLLSSGQRTARRNAWTSVLEDRRRAKDRVEAQLVIEQALISHS, from the coding sequence ATGCAGGCCGCGCCCGTCCGTGCCACCGCCATCCCGTCCGTCACCGACGCCCTGCGCGCGGTCGAGTCGCTGCTGCTGAGCAGCGGCCAGCGCACCGCCCGCCGCAACGCCTGGACCTCCGTCCTGGAGGACCGCCGCCGCGCCAAGGACCGGGTCGAGGCACAGCTCGTCATCGAGCAGGCCCTGATCTCGCACTCCTGA